Proteins encoded by one window of Paenibacillus urinalis:
- a CDS encoding PadR family transcriptional regulator gives MNILSYGLLGLLTRDESSGYDLMLRIQPHWPAKHSQIYPLLSRMEEDELLSSRWIEQTDKPDKKMYTITDKGIQVLLEWMYTPVSTSPIRDELSLRLICFQITNPALLRQWIEERRQWYQIRQDYYEDLLKALPDEAVQPTHSYFGDYIVNTKAAMKAKAGMEWCDWVSDLIRSGHAEQEVSNSH, from the coding sequence TTGAACATACTGTCTTATGGTTTGCTCGGGTTATTGACACGTGATGAATCATCTGGCTATGATCTCATGCTGAGGATTCAGCCCCACTGGCCGGCCAAACACAGTCAGATCTATCCGCTGCTATCCCGTATGGAAGAGGATGAGCTTCTCTCTTCACGCTGGATTGAGCAGACAGATAAGCCGGATAAGAAGATGTATACGATCACGGATAAGGGAATACAGGTATTATTGGAATGGATGTATACACCCGTGTCAACATCGCCTATTCGGGACGAACTGAGTCTTCGGCTGATTTGTTTTCAAATCACGAATCCGGCTCTGCTCAGACAATGGATTGAAGAACGCAGACAGTGGTACCAGATTCGTCAAGATTATTATGAAGATCTTCTCAAAGCGCTTCCAGACGAAGCGGTGCAACCCACACATTCCTATTTCGGTGATTATATTGTCAACACGAAGGCAGCAATGAAAGCCAAGGCAGGAATGGAATGGTGTGATTGGGTATCCGACCTGATTCGTTCCGGTCATGCTGAACAAGAAGTATCCAATTCACATTAA
- a CDS encoding carboxypeptidase M32: MSQQLQAKLEQFLDLNKKIKSYNEAIGLLHWDMSTGAPRKGIDTRSETIGMLSSEAFKLQTSEEMKELISYLNEESAFAALSDVHQRLINDCKKELERTQSVPPEKVREFSVLTAQSQAKWEVAKEKADFASFEPYLSRIVAMQSEFIDYYGVKDTRYDTLLDMYEPDLTVEKLDEVFSRLKARIVPLQEAISQSIHKPDTSFLNQSFDIKQQSEFSKYILKEMGYDFEAGRLDESVHPFAMGLNPGDVRITTHYYDTDVASAIFSSLHEGGHALYEQNIDSSLAGTLLAEGTSMGIHESQSRLWENMIGRSRAFWEHYYPVLQNYFPEQLENISLDRFYEAINKVESSLIRIEADELTYNLHIIIRYEIEKMLFNEQLDVKDLPQVWNEKYKQYLGVTPPDDGAGVLQDVHWSGGDFGYFASYSLGNMYAAQIMNTMAKELPEYENYIKEGNLAPIKEWLTEKVYQYGKSRKPSELIVAITGEELNPDYLADYLESKYKEIYKL; encoded by the coding sequence ATGAGCCAGCAATTACAGGCTAAATTAGAGCAATTTCTGGATCTGAACAAAAAAATCAAAAGCTACAATGAAGCGATTGGACTCCTGCACTGGGACATGAGCACCGGGGCACCGCGCAAAGGAATTGATACCCGTTCAGAGACGATCGGAATGCTGTCATCGGAAGCTTTTAAACTGCAAACATCGGAAGAAATGAAAGAATTGATCTCGTATTTAAATGAGGAGAGCGCATTTGCTGCCCTGTCAGATGTGCATCAGCGATTGATCAATGATTGCAAGAAAGAGCTCGAACGCACACAATCTGTTCCGCCCGAGAAGGTTCGTGAGTTCAGTGTTCTTACGGCTCAATCTCAAGCGAAATGGGAAGTAGCCAAGGAGAAGGCTGACTTTGCTTCGTTTGAACCCTACTTATCCCGAATTGTTGCCATGCAGAGTGAATTTATTGACTATTATGGTGTAAAAGATACACGTTATGACACATTGCTGGATATGTATGAGCCGGATTTAACGGTTGAGAAGCTGGATGAAGTATTCAGCCGATTAAAAGCTCGAATTGTTCCCCTGCAGGAAGCAATTAGTCAGTCTATACATAAGCCGGACACTTCCTTCCTCAATCAATCCTTTGATATTAAGCAGCAGTCCGAATTCAGTAAATATATATTGAAGGAAATGGGATATGATTTTGAGGCAGGCCGATTGGACGAGAGTGTACATCCTTTTGCAATGGGATTAAATCCCGGTGATGTTCGTATTACAACTCATTATTATGATACAGATGTGGCGAGCGCCATCTTCAGCTCTCTTCATGAAGGCGGTCATGCCCTCTATGAGCAAAATATTGATTCAAGCCTGGCAGGGACTCTCCTTGCCGAAGGTACATCGATGGGAATTCATGAGTCTCAATCGAGATTATGGGAGAATATGATCGGCAGAAGCCGGGCTTTCTGGGAGCATTATTATCCGGTATTACAGAACTATTTTCCAGAGCAGCTGGAGAACATTTCTCTGGATCGTTTCTATGAAGCCATCAATAAGGTAGAAAGCTCGCTGATCCGCATTGAAGCCGATGAGCTTACTTATAATCTTCATATCATTATCCGCTATGAGATCGAGAAGATGCTCTTTAATGAACAGCTGGATGTGAAGGACCTTCCGCAGGTATGGAACGAGAAATATAAACAATATTTAGGCGTTACTCCTCCTGATGACGGAGCAGGTGTGCTTCAGGATGTTCACTGGTCAGGCGGAGACTTTGGTTACTTTGCCTCCTACTCGCTTGGAAATATGTATGCAGCCCAAATCATGAATACAATGGCCAAGGAGCTTCCAGAATACGAGAATTATATAAAGGAAGGGAACCTTGCTCCAATCAAAGAATGGCTGACAGAGAAGGTCTACCAATACGGCAAATCCCGCAAGCCTTCCGAATTGATTGTTGCTATTACAGGAGAAGAGCTGAATCCGGATTACCTTGCCGATTATCTGGAGAGTAAATATAAAGAAATCTATAAACTATAA
- a CDS encoding thioredoxin domain-containing protein gives MIRETEGHHLNQLTQENQKLTAAAHEELLHAAYRQLKNDFDSKLAETDTVYPPLSPAQLMFLMNYAKVHNQSKALEMVEYTLHQMYKSNIYDHVGHAFFTYSADEKGFVPHFKKMLNDNAWLAMTYLEAYQLTEHPLYAEIAESIFSYVLSEMTSPEGAFYAVEGDNSEGETEGYYGFTRQEIEDVLGVEEMHRYCNVYSIEPERDTPGQSIPNLMKGTPEEQAERRGLNPLALRNLLEEDRKKLLQYRETRVRPVKDNRIGTASNGLMIATLAKGAKALQQTRYADAAAQAAEFIWNKLRDDEGNLHSVYHDEELTHAANVDDYAHLAWGLMELYEATGQPAYLAKVLELKDALFRLYWDPAEGNFQRFGVSRVQRYNDNNGMDGRAGLASAGVLPLLITKWAATTQDGELKQKGERWLYTMAGAANAHADSQAMYLLGVSYARQGGRQIIISGRTNDIKVQEMISIIQKSYIPDASLIINYEGKQDHEVLAELIPGLVDKPAINGEGTVYISRDFSCSDPITSTEQLREEFKPVN, from the coding sequence ATGATTAGAGAAACGGAAGGCCATCATTTAAATCAACTCACTCAAGAAAATCAAAAACTCACGGCTGCAGCTCACGAAGAACTTCTGCATGCGGCTTACCGTCAGTTGAAAAATGATTTTGATTCCAAACTCGCAGAAACAGATACGGTGTACCCGCCTCTCTCTCCGGCTCAGCTTATGTTCTTAATGAACTATGCCAAGGTACATAATCAGTCCAAAGCGTTGGAGATGGTGGAATATACACTTCATCAAATGTACAAAAGCAATATTTATGATCACGTGGGTCATGCGTTTTTCACATATTCGGCAGATGAGAAGGGCTTTGTTCCGCATTTTAAAAAAATGCTGAATGACAATGCCTGGCTCGCAATGACTTACCTTGAAGCATATCAGTTAACAGAGCATCCGCTGTATGCGGAAATCGCAGAATCCATCTTCTCATATGTGTTAAGCGAGATGACGTCGCCTGAAGGGGCTTTTTATGCTGTAGAAGGTGACAACTCGGAAGGGGAGACGGAAGGGTATTATGGATTTACTCGGCAAGAGATTGAAGACGTACTGGGTGTAGAGGAGATGCATCGATATTGTAATGTATACAGTATTGAACCTGAGAGGGATACTCCAGGACAAAGCATTCCTAATCTGATGAAAGGGACTCCCGAGGAGCAGGCAGAACGGAGAGGATTAAATCCACTCGCCCTGCGTAATTTGCTCGAGGAAGACCGGAAGAAGCTGTTGCAATATCGCGAGACGAGAGTGCGTCCAGTCAAGGATAACCGCATAGGAACAGCTTCAAATGGACTGATGATCGCAACCTTGGCCAAGGGGGCTAAAGCATTGCAGCAGACGAGATATGCTGATGCTGCAGCACAGGCTGCTGAATTCATATGGAACAAGCTGCGTGATGACGAGGGCAATTTGCATTCAGTCTATCATGATGAAGAGCTGACTCATGCAGCGAATGTAGACGACTATGCCCATTTGGCTTGGGGACTGATGGAATTATATGAAGCAACAGGGCAGCCCGCCTATTTAGCTAAGGTACTGGAGCTTAAGGATGCACTGTTCAGACTGTATTGGGACCCCGCAGAAGGCAACTTCCAACGGTTTGGAGTAAGTCGAGTGCAGCGATATAATGACAATAATGGGATGGATGGAAGAGCAGGGCTTGCAAGTGCTGGGGTTCTCCCCTTGCTGATCACCAAATGGGCAGCTACAACTCAGGATGGTGAGCTGAAGCAGAAGGGAGAACGATGGCTTTATACTATGGCAGGAGCTGCGAATGCTCATGCTGACAGTCAGGCCATGTATCTGCTTGGCGTGTCCTATGCACGGCAAGGAGGGCGCCAAATTATAATCAGTGGAAGAACGAATGATATCAAGGTGCAGGAGATGATCTCCATCATCCAAAAATCATATATACCTGATGCTTCCCTTATCATTAATTATGAAGGCAAGCAAGATCATGAGGTCTTAGCCGAACTTATTCCTGGTCTCGTCGACAAGCCCGCCATTAATGGAGAGGGAACCGTGTACATTAGTCGGGACTTCTCCTGCAGCGATCCTATAACTTCAACGGAGCAGCTTCGAGAAGAGTTTAAGCCTGTGAACTAA
- a CDS encoding beta-class carbonic anhydrase, whose product MNSISQIMEHNRNFVEKKEYEAYISDKFPQKKMMIVTCMDTRLVELLPKAMNFKNGDVKIVKTAGAIISHPFGSAMRSVLVGLYELGADEVVVVGHHECGMASLNGEAMLSHMVERGIDEKVLKTIDHAGIKLDRWLRGFDNVHEGVMETVELIRNHPLLPPGTPVHGMIIDPKTGALDLVVDGYENQASL is encoded by the coding sequence ATGAACAGTATTAGTCAAATCATGGAGCATAATCGTAACTTTGTGGAGAAAAAAGAATATGAAGCCTATATCTCCGATAAATTCCCGCAGAAGAAAATGATGATCGTAACATGTATGGACACCCGTCTTGTCGAGCTGCTTCCCAAAGCAATGAACTTCAAAAACGGTGATGTCAAGATCGTTAAAACGGCCGGGGCTATCATCTCTCATCCATTCGGAAGTGCGATGCGAAGCGTTCTAGTCGGCTTATATGAGCTGGGTGCTGATGAGGTCGTCGTCGTCGGTCATCATGAATGCGGCATGGCCTCTCTAAATGGTGAAGCGATGCTCTCGCATATGGTGGAACGTGGCATCGACGAGAAAGTGCTCAAGACGATCGACCATGCAGGAATTAAGCTCGATCGCTGGCTGCGCGGGTTTGACAATGTCCATGAAGGGGTAATGGAAACTGTGGAGTTGATTCGTAATCACCCACTATTGCCCCCAGGTACTCCTGTTCACGGCATGATCATTGATCCTAAGACAGGCGCACTCGATCTTGTTGTGGATGGTTATGAGAACCAGGCATCTCTCTAA
- a CDS encoding iron-sulfur cluster biosynthesis family protein: MKINLSKAAEELLTKVLGNRPGFIRLMYDSEGCGCAVSGVPAFRIVDEQEDGDIVMDTNVSDLTFILDSQKAVFFEEELNLATDPGDLSLRLSSSGQHYGLYIFPRDERAVNA; the protein is encoded by the coding sequence ATGAAAATCAATCTTAGTAAGGCAGCTGAAGAACTCCTGACCAAAGTTCTCGGTAACAGGCCAGGCTTCATTCGACTGATGTACGACAGCGAGGGATGCGGCTGTGCGGTTAGCGGAGTCCCTGCGTTTCGTATTGTAGATGAGCAAGAAGACGGGGATATCGTAATGGATACGAACGTTTCGGATCTTACGTTTATTTTGGACAGCCAGAAGGCTGTTTTTTTTGAAGAAGAGCTGAATTTGGCAACCGATCCCGGAGACCTGTCCTTACGTCTATCCAGCAGTGGTCAGCACTATGGGTTATACATTTTTCCGCGCGATGAACGTGCGGTCAATGCTTAG
- a CDS encoding YxcD family protein: protein MVITMDEIVNAICLHIAERKQIKPTDVQVELSWDEDTGYSAEVWAQGRSQFLIESNMIEAILRYVHQEYNVRAYREDVTLELDEEITARIRT from the coding sequence ATGGTTATCACAATGGATGAGATCGTTAATGCCATATGTCTTCATATCGCTGAACGTAAGCAAATCAAACCGACAGATGTCCAGGTGGAGCTTAGTTGGGATGAAGATACAGGCTACTCAGCCGAGGTTTGGGCTCAAGGCCGCAGTCAATTTCTCATTGAATCCAATATGATTGAAGCTATTCTACGATATGTACATCAAGAGTATAATGTCCGTGCCTACCGTGAGGATGTTACACTAGAGCTTGATGAAGAAATTACAGCCAGAATTCGTACGTAG